Proteins encoded within one genomic window of Ascaphus truei isolate aAscTru1 chromosome 8, aAscTru1.hap1, whole genome shotgun sequence:
- the RGR gene encoding RPE-retinal G protein-coupled receptor: protein MVTSYPIPEGFTEIEVFGIGTALLVEALLGFLLNGLTILSFYKIRELRTPSNLLIISLAVADTGLCMNAFVAAFSSFLRYWPYGSDGCQIHGFQGFVAALSSISSCAAIAWDRYHQYCTRSKLHWSTAVSVVMFVWAFSAFWSVMPLFGWGEYDYEPLRTCCTLDYTKGDRNFISFLLPLAFFEFLIPLFIMMTAYQSIHQKLKKSGQFKFSTGLPVKALAICWGPYSLLCFYAIVQDATILSPKLRMMPAILAKISPAVNAFVYGLGNEHYRGGIWQFLTGQKVEKAETENKTK from the exons ATGGTCACTTCTTACCCTATTCCCGAAGGATTCACGGAGATTGAGGTATTTGGTATTGGAACAGCTCTACTAGTTGAAG CTCTGCTTGGGTTTCTTTTGAATGGATTGACAATCCTTTCTTTCTACAAAATCAGAGAGCTCAGAACTCCTAGCAACCTCCTCATAATAAGCCTTGCGGTGGCCGATACTGGGCTGTGCATGAATGCTTTCGTAGCTGCCTTTTCCAGCTTTTTGAG GTACTGGCCATATGGCTCTGATGGTTGCCAGATTCATGGATTCCAGGGTTTTGTGGCTGCTCTGTCCAGTATCAGCTCTTGTGCTGCAATAGCCTGGGATCGTTACCACCAGTATTGTACTC GTAGTAAGCTACACTGGAGCACAGCAGTATCAGTGGTAATGTTTGTCTGGGCCTTCTCTGCCTTCTGGTCTGTGATGCCCCTTTTTGGGTGGGGTGAATATGACTATGAACCTTTAAGGACCTGCTGTACATTAGATTACACCAAGGGAGACAG AAATTTCATCTCATTCCTTCTTCCTCTGGCCTTCTTTGAGTTTCTAATCCCCCTGTTCATCATGATGACGGCTTACCAGTCAATACACCAGAAGTTGAAGAAAAGTGGGCAGTTCaag TTCAGCACAGGTTTACCAGTAAAGGCATTGGCGATTTGTTGGGGGCCGTATTCTCTTCTGTGCTTTTACGCCATCGTTCAGGATGCGACCATCCTTTCTCCGAAACTCCGCATG ATGCCAGCCATCTTGGCCAAGATTTCGCCCGCAGTGAACGCCTTTGTGTATGGACTTGGAAATGAGCATTACAGAGGTGGGATCTGGCAGTTTCTTACCGGACAAAAGGTTGAAAAAGCAGAAACTGAGAACAAAACAAAGTAA